One Suricata suricatta isolate VVHF042 chromosome 15, meerkat_22Aug2017_6uvM2_HiC, whole genome shotgun sequence DNA segment encodes these proteins:
- the DSCC1 gene encoding sister chromatid cohesion protein DCC1 isoform X1, whose amino-acid sequence MRRTREEVDATLQIAKLNAAELLPAVHCLGFGPGAGAAAGDFCLLELEPSLCQQLEAGHSLVIRGDKDEQAVLCSKDKTYDLKIADTSNMLLFIPGCKTPDQLKTEETHCNIIHTEIFGFSNNYWELRRCRPKLKKLKKLLMENAYEGPDSQKEKDSNHSKYTTEDLLDQIQASEEEIMAQLQVLNACEIEGYWRILDFDYEMKLLNHITQLVDSESWSFGKVPLNTCLQELGPLEPEEMIEHCLKCYGKRYVEEGEVYFELSADKICRATAQMLLQNAVKFNLAEFEEVWQQSVPEGMITTLDQLKGLALVDRQSRPEIIFLLKVDDLPEDNQERFNSLFSLREKWTEEDIAPYIQDLCGEKQTIGTLLTKYSRSSIQNGVKVYNSRRPIS is encoded by the exons ATGAGGAGGACCCGCGAGGAGGTGGACGCGACGCTCCAGATCGCCAAGCTGAACGCGGCCGAGCTGCTGCCGGCCGTGCACTGCCTGGGCTTCGGCCCCGGGGCCGGCGCCGCCGCCGGCGACTTctgcctgctggagctggagcccTCGCTGTGCCAGCAGCTGGAGGCCGGGCACAG TCTTGTGATTCGTGGTGATAAAGACGAGCAGGCTGTGCTGTGCAGTAAAGACAAAACGTATGACTTGAAAATAGCAGACACTTCCAATATGTTGCTTTTCATTCCTGGTTGTAAAACTCCTGACCAGCTGAAGACGGAAGAAACACACTGTAACATTATTCATACTGAG ATCTTTGgtttttctaataattattgGGAATTAAGAAGATGCAGACCTAAATTAAAGAAGCTAAAGAAGCTTTTGATGGAAAATGCCTACGAAGGACCTGACAGTCAAAAAGAGAAGGATTCCAATCATTCAAAA tATACAACTGAAGATTTGCTTGATCAAATTCAGGCAAGTGAGGAAGAAATAATGGCCCAGTTACAAGTTCTAAATGCCTGTGAGATTGAAG GTTATTGGAGGATTCTTGACTTTGATTATGAGATGAAACTTCTGAATCACATAACTCAGCTTGTGGACTCTGAATCTTGGTCTTTTGGTAAAGTTCCTTTGAATACGTGCCTTCAGGAACTTGGACCATTGGAGCCAGA ggAAATGATTGAACACTGCCTTAAATGTTATGGAAAGAGATATGTAGAGGAAG GCGAAGTTTATTTTGAATTGAGTGCTGATAAGATATGCCGAGCGACAGCACAGATGCTGCTTCAGAATGCAGTGAAATTTAATTTGGCCGAGTTTGAGGAAGTGTGGCAACAGAGTGTTCCTGAAGGAATGATCACCACGCTTGATCAACTTAAG GGTTTAGCCTTGGTGGATAGACAGTCAAGACCAGAAATCATATTTTTGCTAAAAGTAGATGATCTACCTGAGGATAATCAAGAACGTTTTAATAGTCTCTTCTCCCTAAGGGAAAAGTGGACAGAAGAAGACATTGCTCCGTATATTCA AGATTTGTgtggagagaagcaaaccataggTACATTACTCACTAAATATTCTCGCTCTTCAATACAAAATGGTGTTAAAGTTTATAACTCAAGAAGACCCATTTCTTAA
- the DSCC1 gene encoding sister chromatid cohesion protein DCC1 isoform X2, translating to MRRTREEVDATLQIAKLNAAELLPAVHCLGFGPGAGAAAGDFCLLELEPSLCQQLEAGHSLVIRGDKDEQAVLCSKDKTYDLKIADTSNMLLFIPGCKTPDQLKTEETHCNIIHTEIFGFSNNYWELRRCRPKLKKLKKLLMENAYEGPDSQKEKDSNHSKYTTEDLLDQIQASEEEIMAQLQVLNACEIEGYWRILDFDYEMKLLNHITQLVDSESWSFGKVPLNTCLQELGPLEPEEMIEHCLKCYGKRYVEEGEVYFELSADKICRATAQMLLQNAVKFNLAEFEEVWQQSVPEGMITTLDQLKGLALVDRQSRPEIIFLLKVDDLPEDNQERFNSLFSLREKWTEEDIAPYIQRNCNLTR from the exons ATGAGGAGGACCCGCGAGGAGGTGGACGCGACGCTCCAGATCGCCAAGCTGAACGCGGCCGAGCTGCTGCCGGCCGTGCACTGCCTGGGCTTCGGCCCCGGGGCCGGCGCCGCCGCCGGCGACTTctgcctgctggagctggagcccTCGCTGTGCCAGCAGCTGGAGGCCGGGCACAG TCTTGTGATTCGTGGTGATAAAGACGAGCAGGCTGTGCTGTGCAGTAAAGACAAAACGTATGACTTGAAAATAGCAGACACTTCCAATATGTTGCTTTTCATTCCTGGTTGTAAAACTCCTGACCAGCTGAAGACGGAAGAAACACACTGTAACATTATTCATACTGAG ATCTTTGgtttttctaataattattgGGAATTAAGAAGATGCAGACCTAAATTAAAGAAGCTAAAGAAGCTTTTGATGGAAAATGCCTACGAAGGACCTGACAGTCAAAAAGAGAAGGATTCCAATCATTCAAAA tATACAACTGAAGATTTGCTTGATCAAATTCAGGCAAGTGAGGAAGAAATAATGGCCCAGTTACAAGTTCTAAATGCCTGTGAGATTGAAG GTTATTGGAGGATTCTTGACTTTGATTATGAGATGAAACTTCTGAATCACATAACTCAGCTTGTGGACTCTGAATCTTGGTCTTTTGGTAAAGTTCCTTTGAATACGTGCCTTCAGGAACTTGGACCATTGGAGCCAGA ggAAATGATTGAACACTGCCTTAAATGTTATGGAAAGAGATATGTAGAGGAAG GCGAAGTTTATTTTGAATTGAGTGCTGATAAGATATGCCGAGCGACAGCACAGATGCTGCTTCAGAATGCAGTGAAATTTAATTTGGCCGAGTTTGAGGAAGTGTGGCAACAGAGTGTTCCTGAAGGAATGATCACCACGCTTGATCAACTTAAG GGTTTAGCCTTGGTGGATAGACAGTCAAGACCAGAAATCATATTTTTGCTAAAAGTAGATGATCTACCTGAGGATAATCAAGAACGTTTTAATAGTCTCTTCTCCCTAAGGGAAAAGTGGACAGAAGAAGACATTGCTCCGTATATTCA GAGGAATTGTAACCTGACACGCTGA
- the DSCC1 gene encoding sister chromatid cohesion protein DCC1 isoform X4, which produces MRRTREEVDATLQIAKLNAAELLPAVHCLGFGPGAGAAAGDFCLLELEPSLCQQLEAGHSLVIRGDKDEQAVLCSKDKTYDLKIADTSNMLLFIPGCKTPDQLKTEETHCNIIHTEIFGFSNNYWELRRCRPKLKKLKKLLMENAYEGPDSQKEKDSNHSKYTTEDLLDQIQASEEEIMAQLQVLNACEIEGYWRILDFDYEMKLLNHITQLVDSESWSFGKVPLNTCLQELGPLEPEEMIEHCLKCYGKRYVEEGEVYFELSADKICRATAQMLLQNAVKFNLAEFEEVWQQSVPEGMITTLDQLKAPCWMLRRKYHTVCHQGFSLGG; this is translated from the exons ATGAGGAGGACCCGCGAGGAGGTGGACGCGACGCTCCAGATCGCCAAGCTGAACGCGGCCGAGCTGCTGCCGGCCGTGCACTGCCTGGGCTTCGGCCCCGGGGCCGGCGCCGCCGCCGGCGACTTctgcctgctggagctggagcccTCGCTGTGCCAGCAGCTGGAGGCCGGGCACAG TCTTGTGATTCGTGGTGATAAAGACGAGCAGGCTGTGCTGTGCAGTAAAGACAAAACGTATGACTTGAAAATAGCAGACACTTCCAATATGTTGCTTTTCATTCCTGGTTGTAAAACTCCTGACCAGCTGAAGACGGAAGAAACACACTGTAACATTATTCATACTGAG ATCTTTGgtttttctaataattattgGGAATTAAGAAGATGCAGACCTAAATTAAAGAAGCTAAAGAAGCTTTTGATGGAAAATGCCTACGAAGGACCTGACAGTCAAAAAGAGAAGGATTCCAATCATTCAAAA tATACAACTGAAGATTTGCTTGATCAAATTCAGGCAAGTGAGGAAGAAATAATGGCCCAGTTACAAGTTCTAAATGCCTGTGAGATTGAAG GTTATTGGAGGATTCTTGACTTTGATTATGAGATGAAACTTCTGAATCACATAACTCAGCTTGTGGACTCTGAATCTTGGTCTTTTGGTAAAGTTCCTTTGAATACGTGCCTTCAGGAACTTGGACCATTGGAGCCAGA ggAAATGATTGAACACTGCCTTAAATGTTATGGAAAGAGATATGTAGAGGAAG GCGAAGTTTATTTTGAATTGAGTGCTGATAAGATATGCCGAGCGACAGCACAGATGCTGCTTCAGAATGCAGTGAAATTTAATTTGGCCGAGTTTGAGGAAGTGTGGCAACAGAGTGTTCCTGAAGGAATGATCACCACGCTTGATCAACTTAAG GCACCATGCTGGATGCTGAGGAGAAAATATCACACAGTGTGCCATCAAG GGTTTAGCCTTGGTGGATAG
- the DSCC1 gene encoding sister chromatid cohesion protein DCC1 isoform X3: MRRTREEVDATLQIAKLNAAELLPAVHCLGFGPGAGAAAGDFCLLELEPSLCQQLEAGHSLVIRGDKDEQAVLCSKDKTYDLKIADTSNMLLFIPGCKTPDQLKTEETHCNIIHTEYTTEDLLDQIQASEEEIMAQLQVLNACEIEGYWRILDFDYEMKLLNHITQLVDSESWSFGKVPLNTCLQELGPLEPEEMIEHCLKCYGKRYVEEGEVYFELSADKICRATAQMLLQNAVKFNLAEFEEVWQQSVPEGMITTLDQLKGLALVDRQSRPEIIFLLKVDDLPEDNQERFNSLFSLREKWTEEDIAPYIQDLCGEKQTIGTLLTKYSRSSIQNGVKVYNSRRPIS, encoded by the exons ATGAGGAGGACCCGCGAGGAGGTGGACGCGACGCTCCAGATCGCCAAGCTGAACGCGGCCGAGCTGCTGCCGGCCGTGCACTGCCTGGGCTTCGGCCCCGGGGCCGGCGCCGCCGCCGGCGACTTctgcctgctggagctggagcccTCGCTGTGCCAGCAGCTGGAGGCCGGGCACAG TCTTGTGATTCGTGGTGATAAAGACGAGCAGGCTGTGCTGTGCAGTAAAGACAAAACGTATGACTTGAAAATAGCAGACACTTCCAATATGTTGCTTTTCATTCCTGGTTGTAAAACTCCTGACCAGCTGAAGACGGAAGAAACACACTGTAACATTATTCATACTGAG tATACAACTGAAGATTTGCTTGATCAAATTCAGGCAAGTGAGGAAGAAATAATGGCCCAGTTACAAGTTCTAAATGCCTGTGAGATTGAAG GTTATTGGAGGATTCTTGACTTTGATTATGAGATGAAACTTCTGAATCACATAACTCAGCTTGTGGACTCTGAATCTTGGTCTTTTGGTAAAGTTCCTTTGAATACGTGCCTTCAGGAACTTGGACCATTGGAGCCAGA ggAAATGATTGAACACTGCCTTAAATGTTATGGAAAGAGATATGTAGAGGAAG GCGAAGTTTATTTTGAATTGAGTGCTGATAAGATATGCCGAGCGACAGCACAGATGCTGCTTCAGAATGCAGTGAAATTTAATTTGGCCGAGTTTGAGGAAGTGTGGCAACAGAGTGTTCCTGAAGGAATGATCACCACGCTTGATCAACTTAAG GGTTTAGCCTTGGTGGATAGACAGTCAAGACCAGAAATCATATTTTTGCTAAAAGTAGATGATCTACCTGAGGATAATCAAGAACGTTTTAATAGTCTCTTCTCCCTAAGGGAAAAGTGGACAGAAGAAGACATTGCTCCGTATATTCA AGATTTGTgtggagagaagcaaaccataggTACATTACTCACTAAATATTCTCGCTCTTCAATACAAAATGGTGTTAAAGTTTATAACTCAAGAAGACCCATTTCTTAA